The window TCCAGCTCACCCTCGAGGTGTACGCACCGAACTCCCGGAACACGCTCACGATGCGTCGGACGCTCACCGGGCCTGCTGACAGCTGGGTTCGCGTCGACTTCGGTGTCACGAGCATCGATACGCAGCCGGATCTCTCCGACGTCCGCGAGGTCAGGCTGATCGCCCGCCGACGCGGGAGCGACGAGGGGCCGATCGATTGCCAGCTCGACGACCTGCGTGCAGTCGAACGTCCCGAGCGGGGCAGGGTGATGTTCCTGTTCGATGGCACCCTCGAGTCCCACTACACGCACGCGTTCGAGCACATGAACGAGTTCGGATTCGGCGGCGTCGAGGCCGTCATTCCGGAGGCCGTCGGCGAGGACGGCCGGCTCACGATCGACCGGCTCGACGATATGAGCGAGGCTGGCTGGGATATGGCTGCCCGCCCGCGAACGGGTGCGCGAAACATCCACGAGTTCACCCCCGAAGAACAGGAAGGGATGATCCGGCGCACGCGCGCCTACCTCGAGAACCGCGGGTTCGAAGACGGCGCTGACCACTTCGTCACGCCTCGAAACCTGCTCGGCCCAGAGACGATGGAGCTCGTCCGGGAGTACCACGAGCAGGCGTTCCGCTACGGCGGCGGCCCGAACGGGCTCCCGCTGACCGACCCGCACAACCTCGGCGTCTTCTCCGGGGCAGCGGACGAAGAGACCAAACAGTACGTCGACTACGCGGCCGACTACGGCCAGCTCGCCGTGCTCCACTTCGAGGAGATCGGTGAGGACGGCCTGAGCGAAGACGCGTTCGTCGACCTCCTCGAGTACGTCGAGGAGAGTGACGTGGACGTCGTCACCGCGACCGAACTGCTGGAGGGCGAATAATCCACCACGCCTGCGCAGACATCCACATGGACATGGTTCACCACACCGGAGGCGACTGATGTATCAAGATCACACGATTGGCGTCGTCATCCCCGCGTACAACGAGGAGGGGTTCGTCGGTGACGTCATCCGCGAGATGCCCGACTACGTCGACCGGCTGTACGTGATCGACGACTGCTCGACCGACGGCACCTGGTCTGAGATCCTCGAGGCTGCAGCGGCCGATGACGGCGCCGACGCCGACGCCGACGCCGATGCATCCCTCGAGGACACCGAACAGTCGCTCGACCGTCCGGCCGACGAGGAACCCCGTCCCGTCACCGACGGCGGGGCCACGGCGCTCGCGACACGCGCCGAGGTCCACGACCCGGTCGGTCGGGTGTACCCGATCCAGCACCGGGAAAACCTGGGTGCTGGCGGCGCGATCAAGACCGGCTACCTCGCCGCCTACGTCGACGGGGCTGACGTGACCGCGACCGTCGACGCCGACGGCCAGATGGATCTCTCCCAGTTGCCACGACTGCTCGACCCCATCGTCGAGGGGAAGGCAGACTACGCGAAAGGCAACCGACTCATCAACGGGGAGTACCGGGCTGCAATGCCACGATTCCGGCTCTTCGGGAACGCGATACTAACGTTCCTGACGAAGATTGCCTCGGGCTACTGGAAGACGATGGATCCACAGAACGGCTACACGGCCATCTCCCACGAGGCGCTCGAGGCGGTCGATCTCGAGAACCTGTACGAGTACTACGGCTACTGCAACGACCTGCTGGTCAAGCTCAACGCCAGCGGGATGCGCGTCGCCGACGTGGCGATGCCGGCCGTCTACGGCGACGAGGAGTCGAGTATCAGCTACGGGGAGTACATTCCGAAGGTGTCGACGATGCTCCTTCGGGACTTCCTCTGGCGGCTCCGAACGAAGTACCTCGTCCGGGACTTTCACCCGCTCGCCCTGTTTTACCTGTCCGGGGCGGCGGTCGCCGGCATCGGGCTCGTCGGGCTCCTGTGGACGATGCTCACGACGCTGTCGCTCGGCTTCGTGCTGTCCTCGACGAGCTTGCTGGTGTTCGTCGCCGGCTGGGCGCTCATCCTGTTCGCCATGGTGTTCGACATGGCCGAGAGCGAGCACCTCGAGATGCAGGTGTAAATTGGTTTTTCGCGGTATCTGGTTCAGCGATTTAAGAGTGACATCTGGTTCAGCGACTCGAGAGCGTCACCTGTTTTTAGCGACTCGAGAGCGGCGCGACCGCCCCGTTTTGAATGCCGTACGCTGGTCGGCTGGGCTGCGATAGTAACCACTGGCACGTCAATCTACATCCGATCGCCAGCCGTCTCGGTGATCGGTGTACCGACTGGTTGAGTGGTGGCGTCATTCCCACGAGTATCATAAGCCCCTGACTCGAGTATCAGGTCTGGACGAGCAGCGTCTGTTTCCGGGTAGGGTGTCGGCTGCTGGGCAAACCCTTTGTGCCTTCCACGGAATGTAAACCACATGAAACAACCGGAGTGGTTCCGGTCGCTTCCGACCTGGGCCAGGGTCATCGGTGGACTGCTCGGTCTCCTGGTCGTCATGACTGGGCTCTCGATGGTACTTGGTGTCGTCTTCGCCGGAATCGCTCTGGGGCTCGAGTTCGGTAGCGTAACGTTGGGGCTCCTCGCTGCCGTCGTCGGGTTGGTACTCGTCCTCGTTCCAACCGCCGCACTGGTGATGATCCGCACCGGTGACGACCGTGGTGTCGACGCTGGAGACGAGGTCGAAACGCTCAAAGAGCGATATCTCGCCGGTGAGATCGACGAGGCGACGTTCGAGCGACGCGTCACCGAACTGCTCACCGCCGCAGATGCATCCCAGGAGTCGGCCGCGACCGATTTCGATGGGCGGGACGTCGAACGGATGCCGAAGCGCGAACGACAGTGAGTCGACGCACTATTCGTGTCACACAACCTACTTATAATCGCTGCCAGTTGTGGTAACTGATGGCTGGCGACACGGATACGGAGGTGGAACAGTACGTCGGATATCCGCGCCAAACGGTAGTTCTCGAAGCGGTTCGAATCGCCTATGCGATTGGGATCAGTGGTGCGGTAACCGTGGTGATCGCACTCGGCTGGTACTGGTTCGATCCAGGCGTTTCTCCGGGAGCAGAGCGGATAGGCGTATTGCTCTTGATCTTCTTTCCGACAGCGTTCGCTCTCGGACTGTACACGTACGATCGGCGCCACAGACGAGATCTCGTCATTGCCGACGCAGTAGTGCGTGTCGTCAGACCATTTGCCGCACTGATCCGACTTCTCCGGGGCGCCTCGTAATGCGAGACACACTCGAGCTCGAGCAATATAGTAGCCATTGCAAGTCAATGCACATTTGATCGCCAGACATGTCGGCGATCAGTGTGTAAATCGTTGCAGTTGTTACTATAGCACGGCGTAGGCTCCCCTATCGGATCTCTCATCCGGTTGCGAGACGTGGTGCGCTCGCCGGTGACGGCTTTCGATCACCGGAATCAACGGCTTCGTCGGTACGTGACTGCCATACGTTGATGCTTCTTGGTCGGAGAGAGCCGTCGTCTCGCCTCGGGCAAGTCCATCCGACTGGTTACACTTTGAATTTTATACTAATACACTACAACATGTGTGCTATTGTGTATCACCGTTTCAGCCAATTCTCGGGGGACGGCACCGACGTTCTGACAGGAACCGTTCTTGCGGTGAGACCGCGCGGGTTGATCGGTGTGAGATGACGGGTCGAAATCGGCGACGCAGAGGCAACCCGGGAGGGGCGACGACGTGTCCGACTCAGGGTAGAAGTCCGTTGAGCCACGGCCCGATGAAGCCGAGAACGAGTCCAGCGACGAACAACGAGAGCCCGACCGCGAACAACAGCCCCTGGAGCACGCTTGGCGGCGAGGAGACACCACGGGTGCCCTCGAGGCGGCATTCGATCGTTTTCGCTCGTGACCCAACTGGATCGGGGAATTCCGACAGGATCGTAAACGGTTCGGCGAGATCGAGGGCTCCCATGAGGATCGCGAACGCGAGGAAAATGCCGAGGCCGACGGGCGGAACCACGATGAGGGCGACCCACGGGTTGGTGATGGCCGCCGCGAGCGCGAAGATGGGGAGTCCGGCGAGGCCGGTGGCTGCGATGGCACGGCTGAGTCGGGCATCCGCCAGCGGGTCGAATCCGACCAGGCGGGCGCTCCAGACGTGGAAGACGAACATCGATCCGTAGCCGACACTCGTCGCGATAGCCGCGCCGTGCATCCCGTAGCGCGGGATCAGGAGGACGTTCAGGATGACGTTGATTCCCGCAGCGACGCCCGTCGCCGCAACCGGATATCGAAGCGTCCCGTTGCCCTGTGAGACCGCGAGCACCGGGCGTGCGAGGGCAAAGCCGAGTGCACCCGGGAGCAACAGCAACAGCGGGGCGATCGCCGGAGTGGCGTCCGAGCCGAAGTAAATCGGCACGGCGACGTCGGCCAGTGCAGCCAGCCCGACGGCCATCACGGCGGTCAGCAGGAACGTATAGCGCGTGGTTCGTGACGCGAGCGAGCTGATCTTGTCGTGGCGGTTCTGTGACCAGAGTTCAGACGTCGAGTGGACGTACACCGTCTGTAACGCCAGCGGGACGAACCAGAGGAACTCCGCGAGCGTCAACGCGGCACGGTAGTTCCCCACGTCCGAACTCGGGCGGAACTGCTGGAGCATCACGATGTCGATGTGATACAGCGACATCAACAGGAAGACGAGAACGATGCTCATCGAATTGAATGTCAACATCTCCCGGCGGGGGAACCTCGCCGGCGGCTTCGACCTGATACAGGCCAGCGATTCCCGTCGGTGGATGAGTACGAGCCCGATTGCCCCGACGAGCAGGCTCCCGATCAGATGGCCAGCGAGTGCGCCGACGACGCCGAATCCGACGTACACGAGCGGGATCGCGACGACGACGAAGCCGACGGTGTCGAGCACCTTCAGCGGCTCGGAGTAGCGCTCGAGTCCGAACCCCATCAGGGTTTTCCGGGCGTAATCGCGAAACTGCGCGGTGATGACGAGGACAGCGAGCACGACAAAATACAGCTGATACTCCGGGCCGAACGCCAGCGAGACCAGTTCGAAGTAGACGGCGACGAGCAACAACAGCGCGCCGACGCCGGCGAAGAGGATCGCGAGTCGAAGGTAGAATCCAACGACGTAGCCACTCCAGTTGTCGGTCTTGCGATCCTCGGCGAGGTACTTTCGTACTCCGTCGGTGATCCCGGAGCTGACGAAGATCATGTAGATGGCGAACACCGAGAGGACGAACGCGTAGTCGCCAAACCCGGATGGACCGAGGAGCCGGTACAGGAGCGGCGTCGAAAGTGCGGTGACGAGAAGGACGATAACCTTCGCGCTCACGACCGAGAGGACGCCGCTAGCGATACTCCTGTTCACGGTGTCATCCCCCCGTACCAACACGACGACGTGACGACTCCTCGTCGAGAGACCCGCTGCACGCTCACAATATTTTGACAAGGGGTTCCGCCGGGCCTTATTATAGGGCTGTTAAAGGACTCGAGCGGCAAAAATCGAAGCAGGTTGCGGTTTTTGTTGGCCTACTCGAGGGTGTTCGCCCAGGTGTCCACGCCGCTCGCACCGAGGTCACGAATGCCGTTGACCAGTCGGTTCTTCCTGAACGAGGGGTTGCTCGAGGAGGAGTACAGACAGACGGCGTGACGGCCGCCGGTGGACTCGAGGTCGGAATCACGCACGAGGTTGTCAGCACCGATGTCGATGTAGGGGTACTGGCTGGCCCGGAGCGTACTCCGGTAGACGGTCGTGTCTGCTGCCGTGCTGACGATGGCGTTTCGACTCGCTCCATCGCGCCCGGGCTGGGCAATGTCGACGTTGCTGAACCGGCAGTTGTCCCGTTCGACCCGAACTCCGTCGCGGAAGCCACTGGCGTCGCCAGCGCGCCCGGAGACCGAGAGGTGTTCGGCGAGGACTCGATCGTTCGTATTTCCGCCACGGATCCACAGCGGATAGCCGCCCACAGTTTCGTGGACGATTTCTGAGTTCGTGATTGTGACTTCGCCACACTCCGGCGAGAGGACGATTCCGTGGTTGATGTCGTTGCCACGCATGTCGACTCGAACGCGCTCGATACGAGCGCTTTGACAGGAGTTCATCGTGGAGATCGCGTGGCTCGTCGGCATCGGCGACGACACTTCGACGGCAGCGCCGTATATCCGGATGTTATTGCCGTTTTCGACCCGGATTCCCCGTTGCGTCTTGTCCTCCGGGCGGGTGTTGTCGACCCTGATCGTTGGCCACCTGATCTCGCTGTTGTCACCGCCGACGCGGATGTTCGCGCCATTGCTGTTCCGGTAGAGTCCTCCGAGGACGCGTACCCGGCCACCGCCACCAACGGCGTAGAGACCGTTGTTCGGGAACGCCCCAACGACGCAATGTCTGAACGTGAGGGTGCCTTTGTTCTGGTTGGCCTCGATGCCGATTGGGCCGCGCCAGCGGTTACCGGCGTTCGGCGTGTTGTTGATCCAGGCAGCGCCGTCGGGTGCTCGGAACCGTTCGACGATCCCGCTCCCGCTCGGGTCGGTGATGTTGAACAGACCAGGGCCCCACGTTCCGCTGTCGTGTTGGCCGTGGATCGTAACGTCACGCACGGCCATGTCCTGGGAGATATTGGCCTCGATGACACGGATTCCCGTATCTGGGGCCGTCTGATCGACGTCGAAGCCCTCGAATCGGAGCCGTCGACCCGGCCTGTACGTGACGCCGAGACGGAACAGCCGGAACCGCGGGCCGTCGAAGTCGTAGTAGTTCGCCGGCACGAGCGTCGCGTTCTCGCCGACCATCCCGAAGTTATCGAATCCGGTGTACCGGAACTGTTTGTCCATGTAGTACCGGCCTTCGGGGAACACGAGCAGCGTGTCGTCCGCTCGCAGATTCTCCAGAACGGGAGTAATCGACTCCGATCCCGTGTTGTCCGCACCCGCTTCGACGACGTTGATGACGTTCGAGTAGTCGTCGTAGTGGTGTGAGTACTGTCCCGTCGAGGCACTCGCCGTCGAGGCACCCGTCGTCGAGAGCCCGAGCAGCGAGGCACCGGCGACCGCCATTCCCCCCATGAACGTTCGCCGTGATCGACGGCCGATCGAAGATTGTTCGGACGAGTTGTGCGTGCAGTTTGAATCGATCGAGTGAGTTTCAGTCAAATTCTCAGAATCTGAGTCTATCGAGCCGCTTCGTTTCACCATTGATATTCACTTTGGTTAGAGTAACCTATCGGGCCAATAAGTACGGGTTCGGATAGACAGCCTTTAAGTACTATATGTAGACTCCCCCACAGATCCATGTTATACTATCCCACGAATGAAACAGTTGAGCCGTGTGGAATTGGAACATATGGGTTCTGAAAACGCCGATATCGCCTGCTGTCTGTGATTGGTTATCTTGGCTATAATCGCCTACGGGACAGAACCAACCGACATTAATCGACAATTTTCACACGCTGCAGTGGCGGCAACGATACCACCATCGGAACGACTGAACCAATGTACACACTGGCCAGGCGCAGTCTTCGATCGGGTGTGCAGTGATTCAGAGGGTAACGATGTACCGTCGATCGCCCGCCAAGGGGTTGCCAATCGACGGTACGTGACTCCAACGATCATCTCGCTCCTGCAGGCGGCCGAATCGATCGTTAGTCAGCGGTCGCTCCTGACCGCTCACAACCGTGCCGTAGCGCTTGCCAGCAGCGAATTTTGTTCTGACCGCCAGTGTACAGCAGACGCAGTTACCGGCACGGTCAGGAGCCGGTTCGGATGGTATTCGGATACGACCGTCGTCGAACGAACCTGCCTCGCCAACGGGCACCTGGCTATAGTAGCCACTGCAAGCCATTGCACACCTGATCGCCAGACGTATCGGCGATCAGTGGGTGAACCGTTTCAGTTGTTACTGTAGCGCTCGAGTAGTCGCAAACGTCGGGCTCTACAGTACCGATAGTCGCCCGCTGACTGCCGGCATCAGGCCGCAGCTATCGAGTATCGGTTCGGTCTCACGTAATCGGCTGCGAGAAAATCGCGGTCAGCGGTGATTTCGTCGACCGGGTGTTCGATCGTTCTCGAGGGTGGCGGCGATCAACTCGGCGACGGCACGACGATGGCGCTGTGAGACAGCCGACGTGGAGATGCCGAGCTTTTCTGCCAGGTAATCCTGTGACACCGCTCGTGGAATCTCGTAGTAGCCGGCGTAGTACGCCATCGAGAGAATCTCGTGTTGTTGTTCGGTGAGAAAGTAGGTACCGTCGTCAGAGACCATCGAATCGTAGAGCTGGGTCATCCGGAACGATATCGAGTGGCTTCGACAGTAGTCCTGAAACGCGGTCAGCGCGTCGCGGTCGGGCATATGGGTTCGTACCATCCAGTCATCTTCGCCGCTCGTAATCCGGAAGACGAACACCCCATAGGCGGCGCACTTCTCTGGCAGTAAGTCGAGATCCGTCTCGACGGTGATTCGATAGATTGCCCGGTTTTCGAACGTGGCGACGTGTGTCGGGTTCGACACGGTGTGATCGTCCACCATCGTCTCTTCGATGGCATCGTATTCACCGCCGAACACGGACACGAAACACAGGTCGTTCTGGGCAGCCGTGGCACTGTACTCGTACCGAATCGTCACGTCAGGATGTGTCTCGATCGTCGGCATTAACACGAGATCGGGGTGATCGATCGAGAGGGTTGCAACGAATCCCATGGCCACTTGTGTACATCTTGTCCAGTTATGAACAAACGCTCATACTTATACGGCGAGTAACCACTGTTGCAATGGTTGCACGTATCACAAATCGATAGCTGGCGTCGCATTCTGGCAGTCATTGCACCCTGATCAGCATCCATTGCGTCCCACGCCGACTCAATACAAACCGATTATTCCTGCTCCGAATCAGCAGGATACGTTGGGGGTCGCTGTTCAGTTCATGTAGCCCAGGTCGGCGAGTCGCTGTGTGACCGCCTCGTCGGCGTCGTCTCGAGGCGTCGATGTCGCCCCTTCGTACTGTTCGTACGACTCGGCACCTATGGCGTCGACGACCGGAATTACGTCGCCGTCCATCCGATCGCTGTGAGGGAGTCCAAACGCCGCCATGATCGTCGGTGCAACGTCGAAGAGGTGTGCTCGATCGATTGGCGCAGCCTCGTCGACGCCCGCTCCCATCGCGGCGAACACGCCGTCGAGTTTGTGGTTCCACGGCTCTGCCGGAGCGAAGTACTCTCCGTGGAGTTGCTCCGACAGCGCGTGTTCGAAGTCGGTCGGGATCGTCACGATGTCGACGGTCTCGTCTTCGTGCTCGCCGTGGAAATACGCCTCACGTGGGGCGACTGTCTCGAACACGGGTTCCCCTTCGGGC of the Natronosalvus vescus genome contains:
- a CDS encoding polysaccharide deacetylase family protein; this encodes MTYRNRRSFVTAVAATGTLGLAGCLSDASEWYGDDDNDDDSTPSEGDDDSSPSDPSDPSDDGDDSSELGHLPGDSIDDFESLDEWVTMLDAGALEAASDDPYAGSQSAHLTADEGTSYAGIYRTFPGGTDLSDSNFSVAVKFAEQEQLQLTLEVYAPNSRNTLTMRRTLTGPADSWVRVDFGVTSIDTQPDLSDVREVRLIARRRGSDEGPIDCQLDDLRAVERPERGRVMFLFDGTLESHYTHAFEHMNEFGFGGVEAVIPEAVGEDGRLTIDRLDDMSEAGWDMAARPRTGARNIHEFTPEEQEGMIRRTRAYLENRGFEDGADHFVTPRNLLGPETMELVREYHEQAFRYGGGPNGLPLTDPHNLGVFSGAADEETKQYVDYAADYGQLAVLHFEEIGEDGLSEDAFVDLLEYVEESDVDVVTATELLEGE
- a CDS encoding glycosyltransferase family 2 protein; its protein translation is MYQDHTIGVVIPAYNEEGFVGDVIREMPDYVDRLYVIDDCSTDGTWSEILEAAAADDGADADADADASLEDTEQSLDRPADEEPRPVTDGGATALATRAEVHDPVGRVYPIQHRENLGAGGAIKTGYLAAYVDGADVTATVDADGQMDLSQLPRLLDPIVEGKADYAKGNRLINGEYRAAMPRFRLFGNAILTFLTKIASGYWKTMDPQNGYTAISHEALEAVDLENLYEYYGYCNDLLVKLNASGMRVADVAMPAVYGDEESSISYGEYIPKVSTMLLRDFLWRLRTKYLVRDFHPLALFYLSGAAVAGIGLVGLLWTMLTTLSLGFVLSSTSLLVFVAGWALILFAMVFDMAESEHLEMQV
- a CDS encoding SHOCT domain-containing protein encodes the protein MKQPEWFRSLPTWARVIGGLLGLLVVMTGLSMVLGVVFAGIALGLEFGSVTLGLLAAVVGLVLVLVPTAALVMIRTGDDRGVDAGDEVETLKERYLAGEIDEATFERRVTELLTAADASQESAATDFDGRDVERMPKRERQ
- a CDS encoding flippase, encoding MNRSIASGVLSVVSAKVIVLLVTALSTPLLYRLLGPSGFGDYAFVLSVFAIYMIFVSSGITDGVRKYLAEDRKTDNWSGYVVGFYLRLAILFAGVGALLLLVAVYFELVSLAFGPEYQLYFVVLAVLVITAQFRDYARKTLMGFGLERYSEPLKVLDTVGFVVVAIPLVYVGFGVVGALAGHLIGSLLVGAIGLVLIHRRESLACIRSKPPARFPRREMLTFNSMSIVLVFLLMSLYHIDIVMLQQFRPSSDVGNYRAALTLAEFLWFVPLALQTVYVHSTSELWSQNRHDKISSLASRTTRYTFLLTAVMAVGLAALADVAVPIYFGSDATPAIAPLLLLLPGALGFALARPVLAVSQGNGTLRYPVAATGVAAGINVILNVLLIPRYGMHGAAIATSVGYGSMFVFHVWSARLVGFDPLADARLSRAIAATGLAGLPIFALAAAITNPWVALIVVPPVGLGIFLAFAILMGALDLAEPFTILSEFPDPVGSRAKTIECRLEGTRGVSSPPSVLQGLLFAVGLSLFVAGLVLGFIGPWLNGLLP
- a CDS encoding right-handed parallel beta-helix repeat-containing protein, with the translated sequence MAVAGASLLGLSTTGASTASASTGQYSHHYDDYSNVINVVEAGADNTGSESITPVLENLRADDTLLVFPEGRYYMDKQFRYTGFDNFGMVGENATLVPANYYDFDGPRFRLFRLGVTYRPGRRLRFEGFDVDQTAPDTGIRVIEANISQDMAVRDVTIHGQHDSGTWGPGLFNITDPSGSGIVERFRAPDGAAWINNTPNAGNRWRGPIGIEANQNKGTLTFRHCVVGAFPNNGLYAVGGGGRVRVLGGLYRNSNGANIRVGGDNSEIRWPTIRVDNTRPEDKTQRGIRVENGNNIRIYGAAVEVSSPMPTSHAISTMNSCQSARIERVRVDMRGNDINHGIVLSPECGEVTITNSEIVHETVGGYPLWIRGGNTNDRVLAEHLSVSGRAGDASGFRDGVRVERDNCRFSNVDIAQPGRDGASRNAIVSTAADTTVYRSTLRASQYPYIDIGADNLVRDSDLESTGGRHAVCLYSSSSNPSFRKNRLVNGIRDLGASGVDTWANTLE
- a CDS encoding helix-turn-helix domain-containing protein, whose amino-acid sequence is MGFVATLSIDHPDLVLMPTIETHPDVTIRYEYSATAAQNDLCFVSVFGGEYDAIEETMVDDHTVSNPTHVATFENRAIYRITVETDLDLLPEKCAAYGVFVFRITSGEDDWMVRTHMPDRDALTAFQDYCRSHSISFRMTQLYDSMVSDDGTYFLTEQQHEILSMAYYAGYYEIPRAVSQDYLAEKLGISTSAVSQRHRRAVAELIAATLENDRTPGRRNHR